Proteins from a genomic interval of Spiroplasma diminutum CUAS-1:
- a CDS encoding MutH/Sau3AI family endonuclease has translation MNDKQYKQDLLEVFEIAQKVKGKTLREIAGDNLDDIRYFDNKEKVKHFIQQAVFNIPLYSKMEYTFEDLDLELKPIALKYNKFNELTVKERLVLNDIYYDEIVNETFKTSKFINKNQLLLIMPYIYEYDKDFLDFKIYDAFIIDITRQKEFYLIVNDWLAIQEKVKKGKAEELNEGFTNILSACTKSQSRIDLKKQPYSNVLARFRSYSFNINFLKEIIFKKQKKIDYINEIFEENEISDIVEFKNDKIQDYLTSIIGTDISTYTQSKANQWHQIAFENFLKENNKDLFDFLKTANYKLIHKLTDYAHIQEQIPTNYELDAMEILHDEFEDSTFYQEIILKTYIVIMIDKNTNELLNYKLFRLSDEDIKKAQTVFYNAKKEIENLISQDSKEEVEPNFTKIKDNLSIHLRKSKKNTTTVYKLNDKEIEIPTYEFWINKNVIFNEK, from the coding sequence ATGAATGATAAACAATATAAACAAGATTTATTAGAAGTTTTTGAAATAGCTCAAAAAGTTAAAGGTAAAACTTTAAGAGAAATAGCTGGAGATAACTTAGATGATATAAGATACTTTGATAATAAAGAAAAAGTAAAACATTTTATTCAACAAGCAGTATTTAATATACCTTTATACAGTAAAATGGAATATACTTTTGAAGATTTAGATTTAGAGTTAAAGCCAATTGCTTTAAAATATAATAAATTTAATGAATTAACTGTAAAAGAGCGTCTAGTTTTAAACGATATTTATTATGATGAAATAGTAAATGAAACATTTAAAACTAGTAAATTCATAAATAAAAATCAATTACTTTTAATTATGCCTTATATTTATGAATATGATAAAGACTTTCTAGATTTTAAAATTTATGATGCATTTATCATTGATATTACAAGACAAAAAGAATTTTATTTAATAGTAAATGATTGATTAGCTATTCAAGAAAAAGTAAAAAAAGGAAAAGCTGAGGAATTAAATGAAGGATTTACAAATATCTTATCTGCTTGTACTAAGAGTCAAAGTAGAATTGATCTAAAAAAACAACCCTACTCTAATGTTTTAGCAAGATTTAGAAGTTATTCATTTAACATTAATTTCTTAAAAGAAATTATCTTTAAGAAACAAAAGAAAATTGATTATATTAATGAAATATTTGAAGAGAACGAAATAAGCGATATAGTTGAATTTAAAAATGATAAAATTCAGGACTATTTAACAAGTATTATTGGAACTGATATATCAACTTATACTCAATCAAAAGCAAATCAATGACATCAAATAGCATTTGAAAACTTCTTAAAAGAAAATAATAAAGATTTATTTGATTTTTTAAAAACAGCAAACTATAAATTAATTCATAAGTTAACTGATTATGCTCATATTCAAGAACAAATTCCTACTAATTATGAATTAGATGCAATGGAAATATTACATGATGAATTTGAAGATAGTACTTTTTATCAAGAAATAATTTTGAAAACTTATATTGTAATTATGATTGATAAAAATACAAACGAACTATTAAACTATAAGTTATTTAGATTAAGTGACGAAGATATTAAAAAAGCTCAAACTGTTTTTTACAACGCAAAAAAAGAAATCGAAAACTTAATTTCTCAAGATTCAAAAGAAGAAGTTGAACCTAATTTTACAAAGATCAAAGATAACTTATCAATTCATTTAAGAAAAAGTAAAAAAAATACAACTACTGTATATAAATTAAATGATAAAGAAATTGAAATACCTACTTATGAATTTTGAATTAACAAAAACGTTATATTTAATGAAAAATAA
- a CDS encoding lipoprotein: MKKLLGLLAATGLVATTSATVVACGDKPGEKVFDATLNEGKLNQEVTVKSDLIKADGQVTFGLDEKTILTATVKENSLKDGEVTVVIATTAEKISNKNVEETVKVLFTAKEAETAREVEAKEVKTLNVKIEAKKVEEKIALDKVITVKELGELADNNSATILNTVVAKNDSLVKEEVVVIEITTTKATIKVIDNSTKYIAGGSVDVTFTIEEEVTAKELSTVITNKTLTITEVKTADAYLTDVVAANAGLNPSEVDVELTTQPVKGEPENQEAQTPEIPAVNGVLKITAKAGSTVYTGSVNIELNW; this comes from the coding sequence ATGAAAAAATTATTAGGATTATTAGCTGCTACAGGACTTGTTGCAACTACAAGTGCAACAGTTGTTGCATGTGGAGATAAACCAGGAGAAAAAGTTTTTGATGCTACTTTAAATGAGGGAAAACTTAATCAAGAAGTTACAGTTAAATCAGATTTAATTAAAGCAGATGGACAAGTTACTTTTGGTTTAGATGAAAAAACTATTTTAACTGCTACAGTTAAAGAAAATTCTTTAAAGGATGGAGAAGTTACTGTAGTTATTGCTACAACAGCAGAAAAAATATCAAATAAAAATGTTGAAGAAACAGTTAAAGTTCTTTTCACAGCAAAAGAAGCAGAAACTGCAAGAGAAGTTGAAGCAAAAGAAGTTAAAACTCTTAATGTAAAAATTGAAGCAAAAAAAGTAGAAGAAAAAATTGCATTAGATAAAGTTATTACTGTAAAAGAATTGGGAGAATTAGCAGATAATAATTCAGCTACTATATTAAATACAGTTGTTGCTAAAAATGATTCTTTAGTTAAAGAAGAAGTTGTGGTTATTGAAATAACTACTACAAAAGCTACAATTAAAGTAATAGACAATTCTACAAAATATATTGCTGGGGGATCAGTTGATGTTACTTTTACAATTGAAGAAGAGGTAACAGCAAAAGAACTTTCAACAGTTATTACAAATAAAACATTAACAATTACTGAAGTTAAAACAGCTGATGCTTATTTAACTGATGTTGTTGCTGCTAATGCTGGATTAAACCCATCTGAAGTTGATGTTGAACTTACTACACAACCTGTTAAAGGTGAACCAGAAAATCAAGAAGCTCAAACACCAGAAATTCCTGCAGTAAATGGTGTATTAAAAATTACTGCAAAAGCAGGTTCTACAGTTTATACAGGGTCAGTTAATATAGAATTAAATTGATAA
- a CDS encoding SemiSWEET family sugar transporter, with protein MLLLTSNKEMASEILGWIGFATSFSMLLPQVVKVCITKNTKSLSPIMFFLTFLNACIWTSYAFFTKETPDLQVGCANLAAMAASFFILSFIISNKIKDRITLNRLKKDKKFNENLDQMSVVEIKNENELLSEEIINMQEKIEELQENVEELEEQVEVLEEQVEGIEEKV; from the coding sequence ATGTTATTACTAACAAGCAATAAAGAAATGGCAAGTGAAATTCTTGGTTGAATTGGATTTGCAACAAGTTTTTCAATGTTATTACCTCAAGTTGTGAAAGTATGTATTACAAAAAATACAAAGTCACTATCACCAATAATGTTTTTCTTAACTTTTTTAAATGCATGTATATGAACAAGTTATGCTTTCTTTACAAAAGAAACACCTGACTTACAAGTGGGTTGTGCTAATTTAGCTGCAATGGCAGCATCATTTTTTATTTTATCTTTTATAATTTCAAACAAAATAAAGGACAGAATTACTTTAAATAGACTTAAAAAAGACAAAAAATTTAATGAAAATTTAGATCAAATGTCGGTTGTTGAAATTAAAAATGAAAATGAATTACTTAGTGAAGAGATCATCAACATGCAAGAAAAAATTGAAGAACTTCAAGAAAATGTTGAAGAATTGGAAGAACAAGTTGAAGTACTTGAAGAACAAGTTGAAGGAATAGAAGAAAAAGTATAG
- a CDS encoding DUF262 domain-containing protein, whose translation MIRGKAWNIATNFGTYINEYAKASCFKKGDILLFSTTPNGKELKVKINNKEVNIIKKGEKSTFLQILRVWCTLDFIRLKNAEFIEKLDYFFEYEFQVNHGFNEDLHKQAREIIEKRLSGYTNYSFKDEFTFYNGFSIATYIQNELEEKSNDEDIKKRINTAILKCQNKDDFLIDDIDDIKNNKSLQKLLSTYKVKGIYNNKKIIQLAYKYIYDEKWTEYYKINDVENMFINESFKKYEINNENLLEINFTFNGENLIYSKNYSLGEFLGEFFLKSGSLSKIAIPIYQRQYNWDENLALGLLWDILNLSEGEYHYIGGIVLYIPKRERVNNKLIDGQQRLTTCLIMLRQIYNVFLMKDYKIPTILNSLFRLNEYEENVVTKTFKRIDTNSDFRAFNNVMKGDQIIETTSSVFSNSVAIFSVIKDFNEIELLKCFKKIYEQLMLSVTTDHISNEYTLFENLNTKSLQLSIMDLIKNFLFMNIDSKVVDDHEQQLQLLFEQDITMKFKEFKNPENKMQNFINVFLRLKGKEYSSSSSFESFKTVLKEEFISKRNLKSFDESRKLFSDLGKYIDLYILVSDAETFNKQTSLTYYFKDILLMLEGREIYYPLIIKILLNFDYINNQNDKELTRQLRKILFEIEKYEVRLQVSNYKGQSLSTFIDESILSKIGESVFTPEYLRLLFIGEHEDESNNRVSIERFQSSLIDSDISSKIATLIGYRIENYLSNNKDLFSDGYNYIDTKYEKRTLEHIVPQRPKNEWFEDIIKWSEYSMNIDETKRWKTKYLNKLGNLMCIEGKSNSKIQNKVFSEKITDYSKEGKINSSFQFKGYKDSEFELMDLRKLDSFYTDSIELRTKQLAKICCSIWKDKN comes from the coding sequence ATGATTAGAGGTAAAGCGTGAAATATTGCAACTAACTTTGGCACTTATATTAATGAATATGCTAAAGCAAGTTGTTTTAAAAAAGGAGATATTCTATTATTTTCTACAACACCCAATGGTAAAGAATTAAAAGTAAAAATAAATAATAAAGAAGTAAACATAATAAAAAAAGGAGAAAAAAGTACATTTTTACAAATACTTAGAGTATGATGTACATTAGATTTTATAAGGCTTAAAAATGCGGAATTTATAGAAAAATTAGATTATTTTTTTGAATATGAGTTTCAAGTTAATCATGGATTTAATGAAGATTTACATAAACAGGCTAGGGAAATAATAGAGAAAAGATTAAGTGGATACACAAATTATAGTTTTAAAGATGAGTTCACATTTTATAATGGTTTTTCAATAGCTACTTATATTCAAAATGAGTTAGAGGAAAAATCGAATGATGAAGACATTAAAAAAAGAATTAATACAGCTATATTAAAATGTCAAAATAAAGATGATTTTTTAATTGATGATATTGATGACATTAAAAATAATAAATCATTGCAAAAATTATTATCAACATATAAAGTAAAGGGAATTTATAATAATAAAAAAATAATTCAACTTGCTTATAAGTATATTTATGATGAAAAATGAACAGAATATTATAAAATTAATGATGTTGAAAATATGTTTATAAATGAATCATTTAAGAAATATGAAATAAATAATGAAAATTTGCTAGAAATAAATTTCACTTTTAATGGAGAAAATTTAATTTATTCAAAAAATTATTCATTGGGAGAGTTTTTAGGAGAGTTTTTCCTAAAAAGTGGAAGTCTTTCAAAGATTGCTATACCAATTTATCAAAGACAATATAATTGAGATGAAAATTTAGCATTGGGCTTATTATGAGACATTCTTAATTTATCAGAAGGTGAATATCATTATATTGGAGGAATTGTTTTGTATATTCCAAAAAGAGAAAGAGTTAATAATAAATTAATTGATGGACAACAAAGACTTACAACTTGCTTAATAATGCTTAGACAAATCTACAATGTATTTTTAATGAAAGATTATAAAATCCCAACAATTTTGAATAGTTTATTTAGATTAAATGAATATGAAGAAAATGTTGTAACGAAAACTTTTAAGAGAATTGATACAAACAGCGATTTTAGAGCATTTAATAATGTTATGAAAGGCGATCAAATTATTGAGACTACAAGTTCTGTTTTTTCAAATTCTGTTGCAATTTTTAGTGTAATCAAAGATTTTAATGAAATAGAACTTTTAAAATGTTTTAAAAAAATTTATGAACAATTAATGCTTTCAGTAACTACAGACCATATTTCAAATGAATATACTTTGTTTGAAAATTTAAATACAAAATCTCTACAATTATCTATTATGGATTTAATTAAGAATTTTTTATTTATGAACATTGATTCAAAGGTTGTGGACGACCATGAGCAACAATTACAATTGTTATTTGAACAAGACATTACTATGAAGTTCAAAGAATTTAAAAATCCTGAAAATAAAATGCAAAACTTTATAAATGTATTTTTAAGATTAAAAGGAAAAGAATACTCAAGTTCTAGTTCTTTTGAAAGTTTTAAAACAGTACTAAAAGAGGAATTTATTTCAAAAAGAAATTTGAAATCTTTTGATGAATCAAGAAAATTATTTAGTGACCTTGGAAAATATATAGATCTTTATATACTGGTTTCTGATGCGGAAACATTTAATAAACAAACTTCATTAACTTATTATTTTAAAGATATTTTATTAATGTTAGAGGGCAGAGAAATATATTATCCATTGATAATTAAAATATTATTAAATTTTGATTATATTAATAATCAAAATGATAAAGAATTAACAAGACAATTAAGAAAGATTTTATTTGAAATTGAAAAGTACGAAGTTAGACTTCAAGTTTCAAATTATAAAGGACAGTCACTTTCAACTTTCATAGATGAAAGTATATTGTCAAAAATAGGAGAAAGCGTCTTTACACCAGAATATTTAAGACTATTGTTTATTGGAGAACATGAAGATGAATCAAATAATAGAGTTTCAATTGAAAGATTTCAAAGTAGTCTTATAGATTCTGATATATCAAGTAAAATTGCAACTTTAATAGGTTATAGAATTGAAAATTATCTTTCAAATAATAAAGATTTATTTAGTGATGGGTATAATTATATTGATACAAAATATGAAAAAAGAACTTTGGAACATATTGTACCTCAAAGACCTAAAAATGAATGATTTGAAGATATTATAAAATGAAGTGAGTACTCAATGAATATCGATGAAACAAAAAGGTGAAAAACAAAGTATTTGAATAAACTTGGTAATTTGATGTGTATTGAGGGGAAATCAAATTCTAAAATACAAAATAAAGTATTTAGTGAAAAGATTACTGATTATTCAAAAGAGGGAAAAATTAATAGTTCTTTCCAATTTAAAGGATATAAGGATTCTGAATTTGAGTTAATGGATTTAAGAAAGCTAGATAGCTTTTATACGGACAGTATAGAATTAAGAACAAAACAATTGGCCAAAATTTGTTGTTCTATTTGAAAAGATAAAAATTAA
- the dcm gene encoding DNA (cytosine-5-)-methyltransferase, whose protein sequence is MNKLRVFETFAGIGAQHKALEILKDNIEDFDYEIAGTSEWDMWANISYNAIHHNNKNIAKSLNETEIDDFLKTFTLSNDGKKPTDFKFIQRQPRGMKELLYSSLKNSKNQGSILEITGKKLIKNIGEFDLLTYSFPCQDLSVAGSFHGFNQGMAKGSGTRSGLLWEIERILKELKREDKLPKYLLLENVKNMVSNKHKDDYLEWLNFLAKLGYETKTYILDATKYGIPQKRNRVYALSTLKKEKNKINFDNFINSSDEVRDLSYEFHIEKDIKTTLKLDYRNSIYYNEAIIASPNKTPSRIKMYNENPWIFKLVNNSPVFLDSVRTITTKQDRHPNAGIIDLKNTEIIDKLRKMGKADYRFLTPRETFLLMGFSEKEFERVLESIPRKDILYRQAGNSIVVNVLVALFNKMLKEGKNND, encoded by the coding sequence ATGAATAAATTAAGGGTATTTGAAACATTTGCAGGTATTGGAGCACAACATAAAGCTTTGGAGATTTTGAAAGATAATATTGAAGATTTTGACTATGAAATAGCTGGAACTAGTGAATGAGATATGTGAGCTAATATAAGTTATAATGCTATTCACCATAATAATAAAAATATAGCAAAAAGTTTAAATGAAACTGAAATAGATGATTTTTTAAAAACTTTTACTTTGTCAAACGATGGAAAAAAACCAACAGATTTTAAATTTATTCAAAGACAACCAAGAGGAATGAAAGAACTTTTATATAGTTCTTTAAAAAATTCCAAAAACCAAGGTAGCATTTTAGAAATAACTGGTAAAAAATTAATAAAGAACATTGGAGAATTTGATTTACTAACTTATTCCTTTCCTTGTCAGGATTTATCTGTTGCAGGAAGTTTCCATGGATTTAATCAAGGTATGGCAAAAGGTTCGGGAACTCGAAGTGGTTTATTATGAGAAATTGAAAGGATTTTAAAAGAACTTAAGAGGGAAGACAAATTACCAAAATATCTATTATTAGAAAATGTAAAAAATATGGTTTCAAATAAACATAAAGATGATTATTTAGAATGACTTAATTTTTTAGCAAAATTGGGATATGAAACAAAAACTTATATTTTAGATGCAACGAAATATGGAATTCCTCAAAAGAGAAATAGAGTTTATGCATTAAGTACTTTAAAAAAGGAAAAAAATAAAATCAATTTTGACAATTTTATAAACAGTTCAGATGAAGTTAGAGACCTTTCATATGAGTTTCATATCGAAAAAGACATTAAGACTACTCTCAAATTGGATTATAGAAATAGTATCTATTATAACGAAGCAATAATTGCATCTCCAAATAAGACACCAAGTAGAATAAAAATGTATAATGAGAATCCATGGATTTTTAAATTAGTAAATAACTCTCCTGTTTTTTTAGATAGTGTAAGAACAATTACAACAAAACAAGATAGGCACCCAAATGCGGGAATTATTGATTTAAAAAATACAGAAATAATAGATAAGCTAAGAAAAATGGGAAAAGCAGATTATAGATTTTTAACCCCTAGAGAGACTTTTCTTTTGATGGGCTTCTCGGAAAAAGAATTTGAAAGAGTTTTAGAAAGTATACCAAGAAAAGATATATTGTATAGGCAAGCAGGGAATTCAATAGTTGTAAATGTTCTTGTTGCTTTATTTAATAAGATGTTGAAAGAAGGAAAAAATAATGATTAG
- a CDS encoding DEAD/DEAH box helicase family protein → MKNFKKGIYDLLLKQNELESFDVQEIIELKTEDDEWLVNQFSRVLKEKISQMVTLQEKVDYFNNILNNKELSLSKAFKKGNFENNLENISTNKLIKKSLWTDLQKEFKTANQVKIISPFITRSTINKIVNILEENLNIDKLKIITTTYDGNAKFLDIVGLEKLVEDFPEKVEIKIENLFNKSNKRIHIKSYFFERENGFSSLYIGSSNFTNTGQITGAEYNVRLSEFKEPTIIKEFTDEFNTMFNKNEFIDILQKDIINQIKLRQDLNYFYLEQDRQKGLIDFENMEDNNNRLNFGKYYMEPYDYQEKIINTIVERINNKFNKHLLVMATGTGKTATMAFIYQKISNILKKDEPSMIYIAPSKEILDQTRKTFINITEIDDFGLEYYDSRNAKEELETSNVIFTNIESIRTKIDLLQDRKFDIVVFDEAHYVEATTFKEVYEILEKKSSQIFGLTATPERTDGINVAKYFGNYYAADIKLFEAIKNDLLSEFDYYFIHDDSIDLKNIDILKDPKLNKLLTLDNRNKFVFEIINKYLGSRINYVKAVLFCNSIEQAKKLSEYLNDNGLKSEHLVSTETSKFERKEKLKNFRNGNINFLCVRDILNEGVDVPEIDTIFFLRPTTSLIVYLQQLGRGLRKLTDKKLEVYDFVNNVDISKNKNYNPIMPISALTNNLKISEFKRNIDNLDKYLPGECNFIFSKIIKQDFLEKLREYEKYNLYSSILEEYRSGDYEDYESFFNDKEITLYDFYSNKRTYFKENNKYSSLFKQYTYFNNKSLIQEFIDMFKNKTKSKNELINRIFLKSFHYNSSKKDRYYKDINLAFEVIFKDTSELIIREIEFILRYKLYNEKLLDNQINETIESFIGSIFNHYQFSALCSLNISDEGFKGSGQSGILSNIEKKIFVLDTSTNTKSTRFGHGNFYDQENKIFYWDTPDIWKFNESNINDQQSKFMKTNEYKSYVFFADEELKNKSGKSAKKFIGYVTEIIDRIEVENGSKEKYSHKKPKFILKITD, encoded by the coding sequence ATGAAAAACTTTAAAAAGGGCATATATGATCTATTATTAAAACAAAATGAATTAGAAAGTTTTGATGTTCAAGAAATTATAGAATTAAAAACAGAAGATGATGAATGACTAGTAAATCAATTTTCAAGAGTTTTAAAAGAAAAAATTTCACAAATGGTTACATTGCAAGAAAAAGTAGATTATTTTAATAATATTTTAAATAATAAGGAATTAAGTTTAAGTAAAGCTTTTAAAAAAGGTAATTTTGAAAATAATTTAGAAAATATTAGTACTAATAAGTTAATTAAAAAATCACTTTGAACAGATTTACAAAAGGAATTTAAAACAGCAAATCAAGTCAAAATAATTTCTCCGTTTATAACTAGAAGTACCATAAATAAAATTGTAAATATATTAGAGGAAAATTTAAATATAGATAAATTAAAAATAATCACAACTACTTATGATGGTAATGCTAAATTTTTAGATATAGTAGGTCTTGAAAAATTGGTAGAAGATTTTCCTGAAAAAGTTGAAATTAAGATTGAAAACCTCTTTAATAAAAGTAATAAAAGAATACATATAAAGTCTTATTTTTTCGAAAGAGAGAATGGATTTAGTAGTTTATACATTGGAAGTAGCAATTTTACAAATACTGGACAAATTACTGGTGCTGAATATAATGTTAGATTAAGTGAATTTAAAGAACCAACCATAATAAAAGAGTTTACTGATGAATTTAATACGATGTTTAATAAAAATGAATTTATTGATATTTTACAAAAAGATATAATTAACCAAATAAAATTAAGACAAGATCTAAATTATTTTTATTTAGAGCAAGATAGACAAAAAGGTCTTATTGATTTTGAAAATATGGAAGATAACAATAATAGACTAAATTTTGGTAAATATTATATGGAACCTTATGATTATCAAGAAAAAATAATTAATACTATAGTCGAACGAATAAATAATAAATTTAATAAACATTTACTTGTAATGGCAACAGGTACAGGAAAAACTGCAACTATGGCTTTTATTTATCAAAAGATTTCAAATATATTAAAAAAGGATGAACCTAGTATGATCTATATTGCTCCATCTAAGGAAATATTAGATCAAACAAGAAAAACTTTTATAAATATAACTGAAATAGATGATTTTGGTTTGGAATATTATGATAGTAGAAATGCAAAAGAAGAATTAGAAACCTCTAATGTAATTTTCACAAATATTGAAAGTATTAGAACAAAAATTGATTTATTACAAGATAGAAAGTTTGATATTGTTGTTTTTGATGAAGCCCACTATGTAGAAGCAACAACATTCAAAGAAGTATATGAGATATTAGAAAAAAAATCATCACAAATTTTTGGGCTTACTGCAACCCCAGAAAGAACGGATGGAATAAATGTGGCTAAATATTTTGGAAATTATTATGCTGCAGATATTAAGTTATTTGAAGCTATTAAAAATGATCTTTTAAGTGAATTTGATTATTATTTTATTCATGATGATTCTATTGATTTAAAAAATATTGATATTTTAAAAGACCCAAAACTTAATAAACTTTTAACTTTAGATAATAGAAATAAATTTGTTTTTGAGATTATAAACAAGTATCTTGGTTCAAGAATTAATTATGTTAAAGCTGTTTTATTTTGCAATTCAATTGAGCAAGCCAAAAAATTATCGGAGTATTTAAATGATAATGGTTTGAAAAGTGAACATTTAGTTTCAACTGAGACTAGTAAATTTGAAAGAAAAGAAAAGTTAAAAAACTTTAGAAATGGAAATATTAATTTTCTTTGTGTAAGAGATATTTTAAATGAAGGAGTCGATGTACCTGAAATCGATACAATATTTTTTTTAAGACCAACAACATCATTAATTGTATATCTTCAACAACTTGGTAGAGGACTTAGAAAATTAACTGATAAAAAACTTGAAGTATATGATTTTGTAAATAATGTTGATATTTCAAAGAATAAAAACTATAACCCAATAATGCCTATTTCGGCTTTAACGAATAATCTTAAAATAAGTGAATTTAAAAGAAATATTGATAATCTTGATAAATATTTACCAGGAGAATGTAATTTCATTTTTTCAAAAATTATAAAGCAGGATTTTTTAGAGAAATTAAGAGAATATGAAAAATATAATTTATATTCGAGTATTCTTGAAGAATATAGAAGCGGAGATTATGAAGATTATGAATCTTTCTTTAATGATAAAGAAATTACTTTGTATGATTTCTATTCAAACAAAAGAACTTATTTTAAGGAAAATAATAAATATAGTTCACTGTTCAAACAATATACATATTTTAATAATAAAAGCCTAATTCAAGAATTTATAGACATGTTTAAAAATAAAACTAAATCAAAAAATGAGCTTATAAATAGAATATTTCTAAAATCTTTTCATTATAATTCCTCAAAAAAGGATCGATATTACAAAGATATAAACTTAGCTTTTGAAGTAATTTTTAAAGATACATCAGAATTGATTATCAGAGAAATAGAATTTATATTGCGCTATAAGCTTTATAATGAGAAATTATTAGATAATCAAATAAATGAAACAATTGAAAGTTTCATTGGTTCTATTTTTAATCATTATCAATTCTCTGCACTATGTTCATTAAATATTTCTGATGAGGGTTTTAAAGGTTCTGGACAATCAGGTATTTTAAGTAATATAGAGAAGAAAATTTTTGTATTAGATACTTCTACAAATACTAAATCAACAAGATTTGGTCATGGTAATTTTTATGATCAAGAAAACAAAATTTTTTATTGAGACACACCAGATATTTGGAAATTTAATGAATCGAATATAAATGATCAGCAAAGCAAATTTATGAAAACAAATGAATACAAGAGCTATGTATTTTTTGCTGATGAGGAACTTAAAAATAAAAGTGGTAAAAGTGCCAAAAAATTTATAGGTTATGTTACTGAAATAATAGATAGAATAGAAGTAGAAAATGGTAGTAAGGAAAAATATAGTCATAAAAAACCAAAATTTATTTTAAAAATTACTGATTAA
- a CDS encoding ROK family protein: MKLAIDIGGTSIRIALIENNKIIKKEVIDTDGDSMQNNLDQIKEIVDNWNQPFDYIGICCPGPLDLKTGTILITYNLPDWNKKCVLQEFKDLFKIDNVKINNDANVAALGQFTIRKDLHSLLYFTFSTGIGSGFIHQGKIFDGFSGSALEIANALPKYNTENPQRSGIEFLASGKNICLQLEKLGVKVENTKEAFELYKSKENKIVNDFFIKIKEELISLIATSIYFFNPEMIVIGGSVAIKNQEFVTDIFNKVLEVTQDIGYKTKFEFSKDLDDSTLLGCCQM; the protein is encoded by the coding sequence ATGAAATTAGCAATAGACATCGGTGGAACTTCAATTAGAATAGCTTTAATTGAAAATAATAAAATAATTAAAAAAGAAGTAATTGATACAGATGGTGACAGCATGCAAAATAACTTAGATCAAATAAAAGAAATTGTTGATAACTGAAATCAACCATTTGATTATATTGGTATTTGTTGTCCAGGACCATTAGATTTAAAAACAGGAACTATATTAATTACTTACAATCTTCCAGATTGAAATAAAAAATGTGTTTTACAAGAATTTAAAGATTTATTTAAAATTGATAATGTAAAAATTAACAATGATGCAAATGTAGCTGCGTTGGGACAATTTACAATTAGAAAAGATTTGCATTCACTTTTATATTTTACTTTTTCTACAGGAATTGGATCGGGATTTATTCATCAGGGGAAAATATTTGATGGATTTAGTGGCAGTGCTTTGGAAATTGCAAATGCACTTCCAAAGTATAATACTGAAAATCCACAAAGAAGTGGAATAGAATTTTTAGCAAGTGGTAAAAATATTTGCCTTCAATTAGAAAAACTTGGAGTAAAAGTAGAAAATACCAAAGAAGCTTTTGAATTATACAAAAGTAAAGAAAATAAAATTGTAAACGATTTTTTTATAAAAATAAAAGAAGAATTAATTAGTCTAATTGCTACATCAATATATTTTTTCAATCCTGAAATGATTGTAATTGGGGGAAGTGTAGCTATAAAAAATCAAGAGTTTGTTACAGATATTTTTAATAAAGTATTAGAAGTTACACAAGATATTGGTTATAAAACAAAATTTGAATTTTCAAAGGATCTTGATGATTCAACTTTATTAGGATGTTGTCAAATGTAG